The following are from one region of the Vibrio parahaemolyticus genome:
- the msrB gene encoding peptide-methionine (R)-S-oxide reductase MsrB produces the protein MKKISKLLVGFSFALPVLFLLLSKTGTADTMDKMKALENAEIATLAGGCFWCTESDLEQLPGVLDVASGYSGGHVKNPTYRQVSSGKTGHIESIEVKYDPNVVNYEQVLDYFFRHIDPTDDKGSFVDRGPQYRPAIFYHNAEQKQIAEQFMMEIDNAKVYPKPLKTELIKFETFYPAEAYHQDYYKKSSLKYKYYRYASGRDKYLDEVFGDDRKEHPKTLRQLIDEKKLLSKIKAYNKPSQSKIKSTLTELQYYVTQEEGTERPFDNEYWDNKEAGIYVDIVTGEPLFSSTDKYKSGTGWPSFTKPINPGYIVEKTDYKLIYPRTEVRSKFGDSHLGHVFTDGPKPTGLRYCMNSAAMKFVPVSKMAQLGYGDYLFLFEQ, from the coding sequence ATGAAGAAAATATCTAAGTTATTGGTCGGATTCTCTTTCGCACTTCCTGTCTTGTTTCTACTTTTGAGTAAAACAGGCACCGCCGATACGATGGATAAGATGAAGGCTTTAGAGAATGCAGAAATCGCCACACTGGCTGGCGGCTGTTTTTGGTGTACGGAATCGGACTTAGAACAGCTTCCTGGCGTCTTGGATGTGGCGTCTGGCTACTCCGGCGGGCACGTGAAAAACCCAACCTATCGCCAAGTATCTTCTGGAAAAACCGGACACATTGAATCCATCGAAGTGAAATACGACCCGAATGTGGTGAATTACGAACAAGTACTCGATTACTTTTTCCGCCACATTGACCCAACCGACGATAAAGGATCATTTGTCGACCGAGGTCCACAGTATCGACCTGCTATTTTCTACCACAACGCAGAGCAAAAGCAGATCGCAGAGCAGTTTATGATGGAAATCGACAATGCAAAGGTTTATCCAAAACCGCTTAAAACTGAGTTGATCAAGTTTGAGACATTCTATCCAGCAGAAGCGTACCATCAGGATTACTACAAAAAGAGCAGCCTGAAGTACAAGTACTATCGTTACGCATCCGGTCGAGACAAATACTTGGATGAAGTGTTTGGTGACGATCGCAAAGAACATCCGAAAACACTGCGTCAGCTTATCGATGAGAAAAAACTGCTGTCGAAGATAAAAGCATACAACAAGCCGTCTCAATCGAAGATCAAGTCTACGTTGACTGAGTTGCAATACTACGTAACGCAAGAAGAAGGTACCGAGCGCCCGTTTGATAACGAATATTGGGACAATAAAGAAGCCGGCATTTACGTCGACATCGTAACTGGTGAGCCGTTGTTTTCTTCTACCGACAAGTACAAATCGGGTACGGGGTGGCCAAGTTTCACTAAGCCAATCAACCCAGGTTACATCGTCGAAAAAACCGATTACAAGTTGATTTACCCTAGAACAGAAGTTCGCAGTAAGTTTGGTGATTCTCACCTAGGACACGTATTTACCGACGGCCCAAAACCAACCGGGCTGCGTTACTGCATGAATTCGGCAGCGATGAAGTTTGTGCCAGTAAGCAAAATGGCACAATTGGGTTACGGCGACTATTTGTTCTTGTTTGAACAATAA
- a CDS encoding DUF2256 domain-containing protein, with the protein MKGFKSHLPTKLRPVCERPFSWRKKWARNWETVIYCSERCRRSKPEKNP; encoded by the coding sequence ATGAAAGGCTTTAAATCGCACTTACCAACAAAGCTGCGCCCCGTCTGTGAGCGACCTTTTTCATGGCGCAAGAAATGGGCGCGAAATTGGGAGACTGTGATTTATTGCTCTGAACGCTGCCGACGCAGCAAACCAGAGAAAAACCCGTAA
- a CDS encoding cryptochrome/photolyase family protein gives MRYDTVRLILGDQLNSEHSWFQQADDAVLYLIAELKQENTYVTHHIQKVCAFFSAMAIFAQEKQEQGHHVLHLTLDDTAAFDDLDQVLQHYVREVGASKFEYQRPDEYRLLEQLTKLKLEGVVKRCVDTEHFLLPFAEIEQQFPQGKHVMMEHFYRRMRKRFDILMQDGKPVGEKWNYDANNRNKLKVKDIEQLPKPLMFSLNVDEIVERLTRHKISTIGSLNGDLLWPVNRAQSLSLLAHFCQVCLPHFGRFQDAMTAEHESKWSLYHSRLSFSMNSKLLHPKEVIDAALSAYQSNKHIDIAQVEGFIRQILGWREFIRGVYWANMPQYPQKNELEASRDLPDYFWTGKTKMACMRNAIGQSLDYAYAHHIQRLMVTGNFCLLTEMNPDQVDALYLGIYVDAIEWVEMPNTRGMALFADGGIVGTKPYAASGSYINKMSDYCKGCHYDNKARSGEGSCPFNSLYWRFMDKHEKRLATNPRIGMIFRSWDNMEASQRQAILETAERYIADLEHL, from the coding sequence ATGCGTTATGACACGGTGCGATTGATTCTCGGCGACCAACTCAACAGCGAACATTCCTGGTTTCAGCAAGCGGATGATGCCGTGCTTTACTTGATTGCTGAGCTCAAGCAAGAAAACACTTACGTTACGCATCACATTCAAAAGGTGTGCGCTTTCTTCTCCGCGATGGCTATTTTCGCTCAAGAGAAGCAAGAACAAGGGCATCATGTTCTGCATCTAACGTTGGATGACACTGCCGCTTTTGACGATCTTGACCAAGTATTGCAGCACTACGTTCGTGAAGTTGGGGCAAGTAAATTTGAGTATCAACGGCCAGATGAATATCGACTGTTGGAACAACTGACCAAGTTGAAATTAGAAGGTGTTGTCAAACGTTGCGTCGACACTGAGCATTTTTTACTGCCTTTTGCAGAAATAGAACAGCAGTTCCCGCAAGGCAAACACGTCATGATGGAGCACTTTTACCGACGGATGCGCAAGCGCTTTGATATTTTGATGCAAGACGGTAAGCCAGTGGGTGAAAAGTGGAATTACGATGCCAACAACCGTAATAAACTGAAAGTGAAAGATATCGAGCAATTACCCAAACCGCTGATGTTTAGCCTGAATGTTGACGAGATTGTAGAGCGACTAACGCGACACAAGATCTCGACCATCGGTTCACTAAATGGTGATTTGTTATGGCCAGTGAATCGCGCTCAAAGCCTATCTTTGCTCGCGCATTTTTGTCAGGTTTGTCTCCCTCATTTTGGTCGGTTTCAAGATGCGATGACGGCGGAGCACGAATCCAAATGGAGTTTGTATCACAGTCGTTTGTCGTTCTCGATGAACAGTAAGTTACTGCACCCCAAAGAGGTAATCGATGCTGCACTTAGTGCGTATCAATCAAACAAACACATCGATATTGCGCAGGTAGAAGGATTCATTCGTCAGATCTTAGGTTGGCGGGAATTCATTCGGGGTGTGTATTGGGCGAATATGCCGCAGTATCCGCAGAAAAATGAGCTCGAAGCATCACGTGATTTACCCGACTACTTTTGGACAGGAAAAACTAAGATGGCTTGTATGCGTAATGCAATAGGCCAGTCTCTCGACTATGCCTACGCCCATCATATTCAGCGTTTGATGGTGACGGGCAACTTTTGTTTGCTCACCGAGATGAATCCTGACCAAGTGGATGCGTTGTATCTCGGCATTTATGTCGATGCGATTGAGTGGGTGGAAATGCCCAATACACGCGGTATGGCATTGTTTGCCGATGGTGGCATTGTTGGCACCAAGCCTTATGCCGCAAGCGGGTCGTACATCAACAAAATGAGCGATTACTGTAAAGGTTGCCACTATGACAACAAGGCGCGCAGTGGTGAAGGCTCTTGTCCGTTTAATAGTCTTTATTGGCGATTTATGGACAAGCATGAAAAGCGACTCGCTACCAATCCACGCATCGGCATGATTTTCCGGTCTTGGGACAATATGGAAGCTTCGCAGCGTCAAGCGATTCTTGAGACGGCTGAACGCTATATCGCGGATTTGGAGCATTTGTGA
- a CDS encoding SDR family oxidoreductase, translating to MNILIVGGNGGIGLAMVKEALVRFPLAQIHATYRRTKSDYEHSTLIWHQVDVTDEAQVKNLSHAVNSIDWVINCVGMLHTPDKGPEKSLSMVEPDFFLQNIAVNTLPSMLLAKYFTPLLKRSGAPKFAVVSAKVGSISDNRLGGWYSYRASKAALNMFLKTMSIEWQRTLKNGVVLALHPGTTDTALSEPFQANVPEGKLFTPERVASDLMGQIAKAAPQDSGAFLTYDGERLPW from the coding sequence ATGAACATTTTGATCGTCGGTGGAAACGGAGGGATTGGTTTGGCGATGGTCAAAGAAGCACTAGTGCGCTTTCCGCTGGCACAAATTCACGCGACCTATCGGCGCACAAAATCCGATTATGAACATTCAACCTTGATTTGGCACCAGGTCGATGTCACGGATGAAGCGCAGGTCAAAAATTTGAGTCACGCGGTTAACAGTATCGATTGGGTGATCAACTGTGTCGGTATGCTGCATACGCCAGACAAGGGGCCGGAGAAAAGTCTCAGTATGGTGGAGCCTGACTTTTTTCTGCAAAACATCGCCGTTAACACCTTGCCAAGCATGTTGCTCGCTAAGTATTTCACGCCACTTTTAAAGCGCAGTGGTGCACCGAAATTTGCGGTTGTATCGGCCAAAGTCGGCAGCATTAGCGACAATCGTCTTGGCGGTTGGTACAGCTATCGAGCCTCGAAAGCCGCGCTGAATATGTTTCTCAAAACCATGTCGATTGAATGGCAACGCACGCTTAAAAATGGCGTGGTCTTGGCATTGCATCCGGGCACGACCGATACCGCGTTGTCTGAACCGTTTCAAGCGAATGTCCCTGAGGGCAAGTTGTTTACGCCAGAGCGCGTTGCCAGTGATTTAATGGGGCAGATAGCAAAAGCCGCCCCGCAAGATAGCGGGGCGTTTTTGACGTATGATGGTGAGCGTTTGCCTTGGTAA